The Anoplopoma fimbria isolate UVic2021 breed Golden Eagle Sablefish chromosome 9, Afim_UVic_2022, whole genome shotgun sequence genome contains the following window.
TCCACAGCAAAGTACAGTTTCTGTCTTCAGTCATCAGCGCAGAAGTCAAGATCAACACTTTAAAGAATTCAAACACCTACCCCCTGTCCACCCTCCTCTCGGGCACGGATGCTCTGTAGCAGGTCAGTGATGATTGAAGCAGCATGCTGACACTGGTCTGGTGGACCCATAATGTGGGCTATTTTTTCAGGACCTGTACCATCATCTGCAGGGGATGACAAAAAGGCAAGACAGGTTTATTGGTGGGGGTTTCTACAGGGACTGAAACAAAAAACCATCAACTAGCGTAGCTGAAAATTTTGAAGATGGAATAGCAGCACAATTAGGCTAAATCAAGAAGAAAATAGAAGTTAGTGACTTTTCCCCAAAAACAAACGAGCAAAAGGTACTTATTTTGAACAGAAGCATCTTTAATCGATTGTATCTTTCGCTTTAAGCTTTCCATAAATCCAAAGCAGTATATTCATAATTTTTtggagtttttatttattagatcatagtttttatttaatgtatgaCATTTAATGAAATAGAGTGCTGTTAAGTCCTCCTCACCTGGTTTAAACTGTATCTTCACTCCAGCATCACTCTGGATTTTCTTGATCATCTCCCCACTTCGGCCAATTACAACTCCAACGGAGTGGCGAGGAACAGCGATCTGtaaaattagaaataaaataaattaatcaaaatgatGGTAAACATGCATTGTGCATTCAcacattatttaattatgttCATTTTATGCAATTTGATCTCTGCTGAGGTCAGGTTGGGAAGAAATGGCCAttgaatacaaaaaagaaaagttacaaCTAACTGAAATAAATGCAGCTATTACTTACATCAATGCCGCCGCCTCCGTcgccacctccacctcctcctcctccgccgccaccacctcccccctcctcctcctcctcccgccccccctcctcctccgccgcctCCCCCTCCCATCCTTGGTCCGTATTCATTCCGGTCTCCAAAGCCAGCATGATCCCTGTCTCGTAGAATCTCATTAACCATGTCCTTTGCTtgctaaaaaagaaacaaacgaCACAAATGGTAAATAGGGGCATAAAACATCTCCCACTAAGCAAAAATTATCTCCACTGGGCTTGAAGAGTACCTGCACTTTGTAGGGGTCTCCAATGATGCGTAGGGGTTTATCTATGTTGGGTGGCTGGGATCCATCTTGAATAAGAATCATTTTCACTCCAGCCCGCTCCTAAGATTTTGCAGGAGGATAATGTTACATTAATCACACAAGGCAAATATACCATACACCAACATGAGCATGTTACACCATTTACTTGTTTCAGTGCACTTACGCAGCACAATTTTTCCCcctaatgattgttttttttctaatattgtaCAATAGAAGCACTCAGAATCAAGTGTTGGGGTTATATTTAGATACATTGGGATTCTCACCTGTAGCTGTTTGATGGTCTCTCCTCCTTTACCGATAATAAGGCCGGCCTTGCCTGCAGGGATGATCATCTCCTGCATGGAACCCGACTGCCCATTAGGCGCCTCATGGCCCCTTGACACGATGTCATCTATAAGGGCCTTGGCTCTCCTGGAGGCAAATTAAAACGGAAGAAGGGTGATGAAACAACTGAAGAGGGGggatatataaaatatactcATTGTATTGTGGCTTGTTTTATGTGGGATGTAAaggactatatatatatttaaaaaaataaaactgaaattaCAAACTGTCTTGCTGCTTATACGCCACACACACTGTTCTGGACAAGCGTGTGTGGCGTATAAACATGGATGTGCAATCAAGTTTCTTTTTAACGTGAtgggaaacagaaagagagactgGAGTCTGCCAAAGAGCTGAAGTGTTACCACCATTGACTTAAACTAATCAGTTATTTAAAAGGGTAGAGATGATAAACATTAGAGTGAGGATCATTGTTTGGGTGTTCATTTTGGCAATCTTTGTAAGGGACAAATTGTACACCATCTTTAAGGAAGTTCTGCTTTAGAGGCAAAACTACTTGGACTTAGAAAAAGTCCCAATAGCGCTAATGGTTGCCATTGTACAAGCAAAGAAGAAATGGTTATTAGAAAAATATACgaattttatataatttaatttcttaaGATACTCAACTTCACACATTGTGTAGTCTGTTTAGGCAAGCCATCAATATTTGGTCAAGGTTAAGACGGTTATTTCTCTACTTTTGCGCAGAGCTGCTACTTGATACAAAAGACATCAGTGAACAAAAACTCCCCAGAAAGCAAACTTTGTGAGTTGAGCAGATGATATTTCAATTGAGAAACACGTTATCTTAAATGGGAAAAACAACTTACTGTATGGCATCTGGTGACCCGGTCAGAGAAACAGTTCTGTCTGGAAGACCAGCGCTGTCTgtgaatgaatatgaaaatatttatcaaTCCAGGAgaagctgaaaaaacacacacacaaaaaattgTCGGCTTAGTGAATCTGCTTTCAGCACACATCTTACCGTGCGCAATCTGGACCTTGCAGCCAGAATCCTGCTgaattttgttgatttgttctCCTCCTCGGCCTATGACtttgggaaaaacagaaaagatttTACTTAGTTTGAACACATGTGACTCAGCCATCATGTCTACAGTTTGGGAAAATGATTTGCATGTACTTACTGAGACCAACCATGCCATCAGGCACCCCGAACTCTTCCGTCATTGTCGAGGGTCTGACACTGCAGAcaagttaagaaaaaaacagtgatgTATGAAGTATATATCCAAGTCATAACCAAAAGTGTTGATGTTGtacaataaacagaaacaaatatctGCTTACCTTTGTTGGGACAGGGCCGCCAGCTGAGCTCCAATAGctgtaagagaaagaaaatgtggtGAGCAATTGGAAACTGGACCCAGCGAGTGTTTGTAATCGGATCAATTAGGGATTTAACGTACACATTGCAGAATCAATTTCACCCTGTGATGCTACCTTCTTGGCATCGGGCTcatctgaaacaaaagaaaaagtgagtCTACAATGTGGACTAACAAGTGCAGACAAACTGCCTGTTTCTGTTGATTTTTCACCTGCTTCTTCCAGGGATCTCTTCTGTGATGTGAATGGATAGTTCTCAGCTCCTCCGTTGTTGCTCACTGAGGAAACGCCGTCTCCACCGATTTTAGCTGCAATCTACAAAGAGAATCACTGGATGAAGTGTCTACAATACACCATGAAATtgtgaatataaaataatctcATTTGAAGAACCACTATGCAGACATCAAGTTTCTTTTGAGGAGCACTACACTGATTCTGTCACCTGGGCCTGGAGACTATGAAATCAGAACAGATAGCCTTTGTAGGGGGTTTAGTGTTTGaaagacacacatttaacaGGCAGGAAGGGTCCAACATGGTATtgaggtgcattgtgggaagtgtAGTACCCAGCCTCTTTGGGAACTCGTACTATGGACTAAAAGTCAGGGTATTCATTTCTCTGCTGTGTCTCTCTTGACCCCGTTTCTCACAAGTGCCTCCACCTCATGGAAGTGCAAAATTTACCCCATCAATACATTTCTACCCAAGTAAAACCAGAGGGACTAAAATGAGATGCAGTGCCTTTATAGCACCTTGACAAAAGCTGAAACAAattgatatttaaaacaaaaaaacacttttataagatgttttttattaccGGTCCTTTTGTTTTCGAAAGTCAAACATTTCCCACTTTTTGAGCCTGCGAATGGCAAATAATTGTGTTTCGTTGAGTCCCTCGATTAACCGACTAAATGGTTGATAAATGAGTGATTAATCAACAACGTGTTTTAGTCATGATGTGATCACCACAAAGCCCCGCGAGGACACGGCGGCCTCGCACCCTGCGCGTGGAGGAAACGGATATTTAAAGATAAACTAATAAGTGACAAAATAACCTTTAAGCGAGTAAACCTGTGAGGCTGCTGACcgacagcacagacacacacagccacagacaCAGCCACAGACGTGACAGCGTTGTTACGGTTTCACTTATTCTAAGATGGCGTTTCACACATGGACGAGGCTGAAACTTCACGACCCCGTTAACAACAATAACTAAGCGGGCTACCCGAGCTAACCTGGCTAACCTAGCTCACGAGGCTAGCTAACCTGAGTCCCGTTCAGTGGACTGGGGGGGGGTCGGTCTGCTAGCCGGCGTCCAACACACAAAGAGTGACCTACGTGTCCGCTGCTGCCCGGTGCTGCCCGCAGACATCTCCACTGACTGACGTTACACAACCggagagagaaacaaatgaatGGCAACGcggctagctgttagccgctAGCTGCTAGCCGCTAGCTATTAGCAGTTAGCAGCTAGCGGCTAACTGCTAGCTACTAGCGGCTAACtactagcagctagcagctagccgCTAGCGTCACGGGTGGTTAGCTAGCTGCGGTGTCCCAGCAGCTAGCCCCAGTTAGCCGCCCCCCCGCAGCGGGACGTGTGTTACACTACGGTCGTGTGTTACCTGTCGGGCTCGTTGTACTGCATCAGCAAAAGCGTCGTTTTTCATCCCAGCGCCGACTCCGTTCGTCGGCAGACCGCCGTAATCAGACATGCTGCTCACAAGGGCCGAGAGGACTCAGGGGGAGGCTGGGAAGCTTCGGCCGGGTCAAGCTGCGCAGAAGCGGGAAGGCTAAACAAGAGCGTACGGAGACACCAGTGTGCGTGTCGGGGTAATGCCTAACCACGCCGGCAAACTCCGCTGCTTAAAATAGCCAATCAGCGGTCCTCTCGACCCCcgcgtcttcctcctcttcttcttcattcttTTGGGGGTGGACGTCCGCACACaccgccccctgctggtctgCAGGGGGAGTGCAGCCCAGACGCTGGTCAGgactgtgtgttgtttgtaaCATTTACAGTTCTTAATTACCTTTTTGCATTCAGACATTTATTGTTTAGACATGATTTTAATATTAGATTATATTGTTTTAGCAACTGAGGCTGGAAATCCGAATTTGTATAACTTTCATACATTATTTGAGtcactgctttgtttttttaataatagtaTCCTTATAGAGAAATGGGCAGCAAAGTCAAAATGATCAACTTAATTAATCAATTCCCCCTTCAACcattctacatttatttatacagtaccagtcaaaagtttggacacaccttctcattcaatgtttttctttatttttttttttattttttctacattgtagattaatatatatatatatgaagacatccaaactatgaaggaacacatatggaataatgtggtaaacaaacaaatgctcaacaaaccagaatatgttttatattttagattcttcaaagtagaaggtgtgttcaaacttttgactggtactgtatatctgaCACTTTGGGAAATTACGTGAAAATTACAGATTTGTAAAATAAagctttaacaaaacaatctgaTCGATCATATTTGTCTGAAAACCATGAGGTCAAACTGAAAATGCGTTTTGCTGTTATAGTTGCATTTGCTTGtatgtttattaaaatgcaCAGCCAAAGCTACTCGGTGAACCCACATTGAATGGATGACTTTAACCAGCTGAAGTGTAACAGCAACTAAGAACATGACATTCTTACATACAGTTGCTGGTTAACTAAAGTTAAACAGGCAGATCCAATAAATAAGGACAAATAGGTAAGTACTAGTGCATCAATTTCATCAGGCTGTCATGTCTACAGAAAGCTACCATGTCCCAACATTTCAGTTCCTCATCAAAAAATTTCAACggcatttatttaagaaaagaagccccatgcatgcatttatttgttcattctATAATAAATACTTACAAATCAAAAATTTGTTTATTGGCATTCAATCtcatttgttattgtttcatgATATAGACAAAGCGAACACTTTACCTCAGAGTTAAACCTGCACATTGTGCACACATAATTTCTGAAAATACTGTGAGGCACTGGACCCTGTAGTGTGCTTAAAATATAggaacatttataaaacatgagCATTTTGCTAGTAATTATGAAACCTCTACACTTCTTGATATGGCTTTGGTTGTTCCACTCCTGTGAAATTTAAAGTCCTTTGATGTGCTTTACTCAGTAGTAATCCTTACAGGAAAGAGGAGATTGACAGAGTCTCCTCCTTTTTTCACCTGTGTTTCAATCGTAATTGGAGAGGTAAGTTCAgacatttctgtaattttacAATTATGTCTGTACTTTAgtatttgtaacatttgttaGAGACATGTCTATCAAAGTCTGTACTCTGTAACTCCACCGATGTGCAGCCACTTCAGGTTCCCCTCACGTACAGGACAGGTGGTTGAATCAATCCTCTGTATCTTctctatattacattacagtcatttagcagacgcttttatccaaagcgaattacaatc
Protein-coding sequences here:
- the khsrp gene encoding far upstream element-binding protein 2 yields the protein MSDYGGLPTNGVGAGMKNDAFADAVQRARQIAAKIGGDGVSSVSNNGGAENYPFTSQKRSLEEADEPDAKKVASQGEIDSAMSIGAQLAALSQQSVRPSTMTEEFGVPDGMVGLIIGRGGEQINKIQQDSGCKVQIAHDSAGLPDRTVSLTGSPDAIQRAKALIDDIVSRGHEAPNGQSGSMQEMIIPAGKAGLIIGKGGETIKQLQERAGVKMILIQDGSQPPNIDKPLRIIGDPYKVQQAKDMVNEILRDRDHAGFGDRNEYGPRMGGGGGGGGGGAVQIAVPRHSVGVVIGRSGEMIKKIQSDAGVKIQFKPDDGTGPEKIAHIMGPPDQCQHAASIITDLLQSIRAREEGGQGGPQGPGGGMPPGGGRGRGRGQGNWGPPGGEMTFSIPAHKCGLVIGRGGENVKSINQQTGAFVEISRQPPPNGDPNFKMFIIRGSPEQIDHAKQLIEEKIEAPLCPVGGGPGPGGPGGPGGPGGPIGPYNPNPYNAGPPGGASHGGSPGGPQYCPQGWGGNYQQWQAPGAHDPGKAAAADPNAAWAAYYAQYYGQQPGGAMAGQNPGAPAAAAPGDQGQAPQASGGQPDYTKAWEEYYKKMGMAQPGGGAGAAPGAAAAVAPAAAAPGGAAGGQQDYSAAWAEYYRQQAAYYGQPGQAPGQAAPPQQGQQPQ